The Sulfurimonas sp. HSL3-2 genome segment TTCTGCCCACGCTTTTTCTTCATCTTCAAGATACATCATATCTAACAGATCTTGACGTCCTAGAGTGCTTAAAAGTCTGTATGACATCACTTTAACAGCAGGCACTTCGCTCCACATGCTGTCGTTTAGACAGTTGAAATGTGTCTCGTCCAGTTCACCGCTCTCGATTTGACCTTTACATGTAGAACAGACCAGGATTGATTGTTCTGCACTTCCGTCTGAAGGAGATACTTCTAAAACAGATAAGTTCTCTTCGCTTGCGCATAGTTCACATTTGTTTGAACTGCGCTCTTTTAATTCTTGCTCTACGCTCATTTGAATACCTTATATTGATTTCAAATGCAATTTTACTACTTTTGCTATTAAAACTTAATTTTGCGAAGCGAGCCTTACTCTTTGTGAATGTGTAATG includes the following:
- a CDS encoding PhnA domain-containing protein — encoded protein: MSVEQELKERSSNKCELCASEENLSVLEVSPSDGSAEQSILVCSTCKGQIESGELDETHFNCLNDSMWSEVPAVKVMSYRLLSTLGRQDLLDMMYLEDEEKAWAEAGLSSGEDVIVKDANGVVLKAGDSVVILKDLDVKGAGFTAKRGTTVRNISIPADVEGHIEGRVNGAKIYLKTEFLKKA